GGTTTGGAATATGCTCAAGTACCCAGCATAGGAATGCACCATCAAAATCATCGCCTTGAAATTGCATTTTAGTTGCGTCCATAGACTTAAAGCTAAAACGATCCTTAGTGTCGGCCTTGCTGCTAATATACTTTGTTGCTGTTTCTAATTGCTTTTCACTTCTATCAATTCCAGTTACTTTAAGATTTGGAAATCTTCTAAGAAGAATTTCTGTTTGAGCACCAACACCACAGCCAACTTCGAGAATATGCTTTTGCTCCGAAAAATTGATTTCTTTATAAACAGTGTGCTCAGCAAAAGCCGCTTGCTTTGAAAGTCGTTCCTGCTCGGTAGAGCTGAATCCATGAAGGTATGGGAAATCTGTTTTATTATTCATTTAATTTATCCTCGTTTATATATGAGTATATTTCATATAAGGCATAGTGAATAAGGTTTTTCTCATGGATAATTTTTCCACGAAAGATTTCTTTTGCAGCCGTATAGAAAAGAGATGAGAAACCACCGCTTATATAAATTTGATCAATTTCATAGTCTTTTAATAATTTTTCAAGCCATGAGATTTGAGAAAACTTTAAGGCGCTTGTAATAGCAGAGCTTGTAGAGTTTGGTAGGGAATCGAAGAGGTTTAAATCTTCCACATCATTTAGGATGGGTAGGTTTGCTCCACTACCATAGGAATTTAGTTGAGTTCTTAGACCTGGAAATATAAACCCGCCTTTAAATCCTGTACTATCAATGAAGTCAACAGTTGTAAATGTCCCAGCATCAATAAGTAAGCTCTTTAGAGCGTCACTTCTTTTATATATGTAATAGGCTTGATGAAGCCTATCTTCTCCTAAGGTTCTTTCATAGCTTACTGACATATCTAGAAAGTTTGAATCACCTCTATACTTAGAAAGTTCAATATAGTTAATCCCTTGTAAGTTACTTTTTTTTCCGACACTTGAAGCAATGGCCGCGATATCACTGTCAAAATGATATTCGCTAAGTGGCGTTACACTAATAAGCTTAGAGTCTTTAAAAAGTCCTACATGAGGATGAGAATTTCCGTTATCAATGGACTGAAGATTCATTTTCTTTATAGGAAACTTTTTTATTCTTAGTAAGATAGTCTCCAATGAGCTCTTTTTTAAGTTCAAAAAAGTTTGCAATAGGTGTACAAAATTTTGGAGGGCGATTTGGTCCCATTTGAAGCAGATCATTTAGAACGAGTACTTGACCATCTGTTTGATCACCTGCTCCAATTCCAATTGTTGGAATTGAAAGTTCTCGAGTTATAAGAGTGGCAATATCTTTTTGAACACATTCTAGAACAATACAAAATGCTCCTGCACTTTCAAGTTCTTTTGCTTCTTTTAATAGTTTCGTTGCGGAGGCATCATCTTTTCCATGAACATAGTAACCTCCAAGCTCATGTACAGATTGAGGAGTAAGGCCAATATGTCCCATAACAGGAATTCCAATTTGAGTAAGTCTTTTAACGAGTTCAAGCTGATAAGGGTATGCACCTTCAAGCTTTACTGATTCAGCTCCAGAGTATTGAAATAGTTCTGTTGCGCTTTGAATACCTTGTTCAATTGTAGAGTAAGTTCCAAATGGAAGGTCGGCAACTATAAATTTGTTAGGGGCGCCACGTTTAACAGCGGCTGCAAAAACTTTTATTTCGTCTAACTTAACTTGAATAGTCGTA
The window above is part of the Halobacteriovorax sp. HLS genome. Proteins encoded here:
- a CDS encoding type III pantothenate kinase, whose amino-acid sequence is MNLQSIDNGNSHPHVGLFKDSKLISVTPLSEYHFDSDIAAIASSVGKKSNLQGINYIELSKYRGDSNFLDMSVSYERTLGEDRLHQAYYIYKRSDALKSLLIDAGTFTTVDFIDSTGFKGGFIFPGLRTQLNSYGSGANLPILNDVEDLNLFDSLPNSTSSAITSALKFSQISWLEKLLKDYEIDQIYISGGFSSLFYTAAKEIFRGKIIHEKNLIHYALYEIYSYINEDKLNE
- the panB gene encoding 3-methyl-2-oxobutanoate hydroxymethyltransferase, whose amino-acid sequence is MKKLTTLKIKDTKLEKGHAPLQMLTCYDFQTAQMLNETELDIILVGDSLGNVILGYDTTIQVKLDEIKVFAAAVKRGAPNKFIVADLPFGTYSTIEQGIQSATELFQYSGAESVKLEGAYPYQLELVKRLTQIGIPVMGHIGLTPQSVHELGGYYVHGKDDASATKLLKEAKELESAGAFCIVLECVQKDIATLITRELSIPTIGIGAGDQTDGQVLVLNDLLQMGPNRPPKFCTPIANFFELKKELIGDYLTKNKKVSYKENESSVH